AGGAACGCAGCAGTACGAAATCACCAAAGGCCGAGGTCGGCACGCTGATTTGACCCTTGATCAAATCCGTGAACTGGATGGTCCTGTCGGCCGGACAGCGCAGCCGGATGACATGAGGACTGCCAGCCTCCACGCGCGCCTGGGCCTCGTCCGGGGCAAGGCTGGCGCAGCGCCCGCCATAGCGCGGCGGCTGCCCGTTTTGGGCTGCCAGTTCTCGTTCGCGCTCCAGTTCGGCTTCGGTGCAGAAACAAGGATAGGCCAGACCCCGTTCCACCAAGTGCTGTACGGCCAGGGCATAGCGTTCCAGACGCAGGCTTTGGTGGCGGACCGGCTCGTCTGGTGTCAGACCCAGCCAGGACAGGGACCATAGGATGGCCGCTTCGGAGGCAAAGGTGGAGCGTTCCCGGTCCGTGTCTTCCAGGCGAAGCAGGAATTTGCCGCCGCTCTGCCGGGCCAGGAGAAAATTGAGGATGGCGGCGCGCACGTTGCCCAGATGCAGCACGCCCGTGGGGCTGGGCGCGAAGCGGGTGATCCAGGGACCGCCGGTTTTGAAATTGGTCATGCCTGCTCCCTTGCGGCCGTGACCACGGCCACGGCCTTGATGCCTTCCTTGCGGCCGGTGAAGCCCAGATGTTCCTCGGTAG
This window of the Deltaproteobacteria bacterium genome carries:
- a CDS encoding glutamate--tRNA ligase is translated as MTNFKTGGPWITRFAPSPTGVLHLGNVRAAILNFLLARQSGGKFLLRLEDTDRERSTFASEAAILWSLSWLGLTPDEPVRHQSLRLERYALAVQHLVERGLAYPCFCTEAELERERELAAQNGQPPRYGGRCASLAPDEAQARVEAGSPHVIRLRCPADRTIQFTDLIKGQISVPTSAFGDFVLLRSSGWPSYNLAVVVDDVDMGVNLVLRGEDHLTNTARQ